Proteins from a genomic interval of Ramlibacter algicola:
- the serC gene encoding 3-phosphoserine/phosphohydroxythreonine transaminase — protein MSRVFNFSAGPAVLPEPVLRRAAAEMLDWNGSGMSVMEMSHRGKEFIAIHAEAEALLRELLGIPGNYKVLFMQGGAIGENAIVPMNLIGRTGRADYVSTGDWSERSLAEARKFGTVNVAATSQDTNFTRIPARDTWRLDPGAAYVHVCSNETIRGVQYHWTPDTAGVPLVADMSSDILSRPIDVSRYGLIYAGAQKNMGPSGLTVVIVRDDLLGHALPITPSAFDYRLQAEHDSMYNTPPTYAIYVAGLVLRHVKDLGGLPAVEQHNRAKAKLLYDFLDQSRFFRNEVALQDRSLMNIPFHLKDTALDAAFLKGAQDRGMVQLKGHRISGGMRASIYNAMPIEGVQALVKYMQEFEREHG, from the coding sequence ATGTCGCGCGTCTTCAACTTCAGTGCCGGCCCGGCCGTCTTGCCCGAACCCGTGTTGCGGCGTGCCGCCGCCGAGATGCTGGACTGGAACGGCAGCGGCATGTCCGTGATGGAGATGAGCCACCGCGGCAAGGAATTCATCGCGATCCATGCCGAAGCCGAAGCGCTGCTGCGCGAGCTGCTCGGCATCCCGGGCAACTACAAGGTGCTGTTCATGCAGGGCGGTGCGATCGGCGAGAACGCGATCGTCCCGATGAACCTGATCGGGCGCACGGGCCGCGCCGACTACGTCTCCACCGGCGACTGGTCGGAGCGCTCGCTGGCCGAGGCGCGCAAGTTCGGCACCGTCAACGTCGCCGCGACCTCGCAGGACACGAACTTCACGCGCATCCCCGCGCGTGACACGTGGCGGCTGGACCCCGGCGCCGCCTACGTGCACGTCTGCTCGAACGAAACGATCCGCGGCGTGCAGTACCACTGGACGCCCGACACCGCCGGCGTGCCGCTGGTGGCGGACATGTCGTCCGACATCCTGTCGCGGCCCATCGACGTGTCGCGCTACGGGCTGATCTACGCCGGCGCACAGAAGAACATGGGGCCGTCGGGCCTGACGGTCGTGATCGTGCGCGACGACCTGCTGGGGCACGCGCTGCCGATCACGCCGTCCGCCTTCGACTACAGGCTGCAGGCGGAGCACGACTCCATGTACAACACGCCGCCGACGTACGCGATCTACGTCGCGGGGCTGGTGCTGCGGCACGTGAAGGACCTCGGCGGCCTGCCGGCGGTGGAGCAGCACAACCGTGCGAAGGCGAAGCTGCTGTACGACTTCCTGGACCAGAGCCGCTTCTTCCGCAACGAAGTGGCGCTGCAGGACCGCTCGCTGATGAACATCCCCTTCCACCTGAAGGACACGGCGCTCGACGCGGCCTTCCTGAAGGGGGCGCAGGACCGCGGCATGGTGCAGCTCAAGGGCCACCGCATCTCGGGCGGCATGCGCGCATC
- a CDS encoding helix-turn-helix domain-containing protein: MQAALQPSRRASLQPFGAHLRHWRQHRRLSQQALAEEAEVSTRHLSFVETGRSAPSREMVIRLAARLEVPLRERNAMLVAAGYAPMYRERPFDDPELAPARQAVEQILRAHEPWPALAADRHWNLVATNRMLPHLLAGADPALLTPPVNVLRISLDPRGVASSIVNLAQWRGHLLERLRQQVHATGDGVLASLLEELLALPAPPDDADGKLPGEHVGIALPLRLRTASGEVLNLLSTTTVFGTAVDVTLQELTLETFLPADAQTANALRRLGESLPA; this comes from the coding sequence ATGCAAGCTGCCCTCCAGCCGTCCCGCCGCGCGTCCCTCCAGCCCTTCGGCGCCCACCTGCGGCACTGGCGCCAGCACCGGCGCCTGAGCCAGCAGGCGCTGGCCGAGGAAGCCGAGGTGTCGACGCGCCACCTGAGCTTCGTCGAGACCGGCCGGTCCGCACCGAGCCGCGAGATGGTGATCCGCCTGGCCGCGCGCCTGGAGGTGCCGCTTCGCGAACGCAACGCGATGCTCGTCGCCGCCGGCTACGCGCCCATGTACCGCGAGCGGCCGTTCGACGACCCCGAACTCGCGCCCGCGCGCCAGGCGGTGGAGCAGATCCTGCGCGCGCACGAACCGTGGCCGGCGTTGGCGGCCGATCGCCACTGGAACCTGGTCGCGACCAACCGGATGCTGCCCCACCTGCTGGCGGGCGCGGACCCCGCGCTGCTCACGCCACCGGTGAACGTGCTGCGCATCAGCCTGGACCCGCGAGGCGTCGCCTCCTCCATCGTCAACCTCGCCCAGTGGCGCGGGCACCTGCTGGAGCGCCTGCGGCAGCAGGTGCACGCCACCGGCGACGGCGTGCTGGCGTCGCTGCTGGAGGAACTGCTCGCGCTGCCCGCTCCCCCGGACGATGCCGACGGCAAGCTGCCCGGCGAGCACGTGGGCATCGCGCTGCCACTGCGGCTGAGGACGGCGAGCGGCGAGGTGCTGAACCTGCTCAGCACGACGACGGTCTTCGGCACCGCGGTCGACGTGACCTTGCAGGAACTGACGCTGGAAACCTTCCTGCCGGCCGATGCGCAGACGGCCAATGCGCTGCGCCGGCTCGGCGAGTCGCTGCCCGCCTA